One stretch of Ipomoea triloba cultivar NCNSP0323 chromosome 8, ASM357664v1 DNA includes these proteins:
- the LOC116026596 gene encoding protein STAY-GREEN homolog, chloroplastic-like encodes MGTLGASLLLPTKPIIAPEKKGSQFVFRERSRKNRSVVVPVARLFGPSIFEASKLKVLFLGVDEEKHPGKLPRTYTLTHSDITSKITLAISQTINSSQLQGWYNRLQRDEVVAEWKKVKGKMSLHVHCHISGGHFLLNLCAKLRFYIFCKELPVVLKAFVHGDGNLLKNHPELQDSLVWVYFHSIIQEFNRVECWGPLKEAASPPPPPQPSIAADGGSSGGVGAHTEKTSLLSNWEIPQPCHDTCNCCFPSTTSIPWTASSYSSRGPFGPLGTNEPIQFGPQQQNFR; translated from the exons ATGGGGACTTTGGGGGCTTCTCTCTTGCTTCCAACAAAGCCAATAATAGCTCCTGAGAAGAAAGGATCTCAGTTTGTGTTCAGAGAAAGATCGAGAAAGAACCGCTCAGTTGTTGTCCCt GTGGCAAGGCTGTTTGGGCCATCAATATTTGAAGCATCGAAGCTGAAGGTTCTGTTTCTGGGAGTTGATGAGGAGAAGCACCCTGGGAAACTCCCTAGAACTTACACTCTTACACACAGTGATATCACCTCTAAGATCACTCTGGCCATCTCTCAAACCATTAACAGTTCCCAG TTGCAGGGATGGTATAATAGGCTGCAGAGAGATGAAGTGGTCGCAGAGTGGAAGAAAGTGAAAGGGAAAATGTCACTTCATGTTCATTGCCACATCAGTGGGGGCCATTTCTTGCTTAACTTGTGTGCTAAACTTCGATTCTACATCTTCTGCAAAGAACTCCCTGTG GTTCTGAAGGCTTTTGTCCATGGAGATGGGAACCTGTTGAAGAATCACCCAGAGCTCCAAGATTCCCTGGTTTGGGTTTACTTCCACTCCATCATCCAAGAGTTCAACAGGGTAGAGTGCTGGGGCCCACTCAAGGAAGCCGCCTCTCCTCCTCCACCTCCTCAGCCGTCCATCGCCGCTGATGGCGGCTCATCAGGCGGGGTTGGGGCCCACACAGAGAAGACAAGTTTGCTAAGCAACTGGGAAATACCACAGCCGTGTCACGACACGTGTAACTGTTGCTTTCCCTCCACAACTTCCATTCCTTGGACGGCGTCGTCTTATTCATCGCGTGGTCCTTTTGGGCCTCTTGGAACCAATGAGCCCATTCAATTTGGCCCACAACAGCAAAATTTCAGATAA